CAGGGGACGGGCGCTTCGCTCAAGGACTATCCTCTGCACGGCCCGCGACCCGCATGCGCGCGCTCCATGTCCTACAGTCCGCAGGATCGGGATTTTCATTATGTCGCGGCAGGAATTGGACTTTGACACTGGACGACCTCGCCCGGGTTTAGGAAAGCAGGAGTGTGCCGACTCGTAATGATCATGCCGACTCTTCCCTGAACCGCACGGCCCGCAAACTTGCCCTGACGGGATGGGCCTTGTTGCTCGTGACCTATACGCTCATCTTCTGGTTCTTCAGTTCGAGCGAATTTCTGGATGCGTTTCAGCGGGCGGCCATCAATACGGTGCCTGCGGCGCTCCTGTCCTGGCCTGTCGCGCGTCTGGTCGAGCGTCACCTGATCGATGCAATGATGACGCGCCAGATCGTGGGTCACCTCGTTCTTGCGCTCGGCTTTGCGCTATTCTGGTATATCGGCATTCAGACGGGCTATGGCTTGCAGGACGGCTTGCCAGCGGACGGGATTGTGGGGCGAGCCCTGAACGGCGTCGCCCTGACGTGGCAGCTTTTTCAAGGTGTTACCATCTATGCCGTGATTGCGCTGTTCGCCTATGCCGTGACCTTTCGGACGCGTCTCGACGCGCTGGAGCTGAAACTGGAGCGGATCGAGCAGGCCGAGGCATCCGGGTCCGCAGAGCCTGTTGCGGACAAACGTCAGATATTCGTCAAGGACGGGAAAGCACTGAAACCCGTTCTGATCAGCGACATCATGATGCTGTCTGGGGCGGGCG
This genomic window from Algimonas porphyrae contains:
- a CDS encoding LytR/AlgR family response regulator transcription factor, translating into MPTRNDHADSSLNRTARKLALTGWALLLVTYTLIFWFFSSSEFLDAFQRAAINTVPAALLSWPVARLVERHLIDAMMTRQIVGHLVLALGFALFWYIGIQTGYGLQDGLPADGIVGRALNGVALTWQLFQGVTIYAVIALFAYAVTFRTRLDALELKLERIEQAEASGSAEPVADKRQIFVKDGKALKPVLISDIMMLSGAGDYTEVLTADGTFLSGTSLSQFETELPSVGFLRVHRSHIVATDAILSVESGGNGRLTLHMPRGHSVTTSRAGAARLKGRAL